A part of Solibacillus sp. FSL H8-0538 genomic DNA contains:
- a CDS encoding YfhD family protein: MKGEINMGRDNKQGKSKNKGSLPQTPKNQKIAPNKVNEEFSQELTALEKLVANNIPKK; encoded by the coding sequence ATGAAGGGAGAGATCAATATGGGCAGAGACAATAAACAAGGTAAAAGCAAGAACAAAGGTTCATTACCTCAAACACCTAAAAATCAAAAAATTGCTCCAAATAAGGTGAACGAAGAGTTTTCTCAAGAATTAACTGCGCTTGAAAAACTGGTTGCTAATAATATACCCAAAAAATAG
- a CDS encoding H-type small acid-soluble spore protein has translation MEYQRAQEIVASRSEFEVTYNDVSVWIDKLHDDGKTATVHLRRSLEERSEVDISELKEEYMAH, from the coding sequence TTGGAATATCAACGTGCACAAGAAATTGTCGCCTCACGATCAGAATTTGAAGTGACCTACAACGACGTTTCTGTATGGATCGATAAGCTACACGATGATGGCAAAACAGCAACCGTTCATTTAAGACGTTCATTAGAAGAAAGGTCTGAAGTGGATATTTCAGAATTAAAAGAAGAATACATGGCGCATTAA
- a CDS encoding NAD(P)H-dependent oxidoreductase — protein sequence MKMLVIYTHPNHNSLSYAFMQKVIKGCNENPLINELQVLDLYEEGFNPSLEFNEKKRRRDMHCDPNLEKYRKQLMWADKIVFVYPIWWGRPPAMLLGYIDQMFASNFAYKDKGKYLSEGLLKGKSVVCISTMKGPARYPLFLLNNAHKVLMKRAVFNFVGIKKVKFFEFGNMENPKGLQAKKLDKIYSYFRKVEK from the coding sequence ATGAAAATGCTAGTTATTTACACGCATCCTAATCATAATAGTTTGAGTTATGCATTTATGCAAAAAGTTATTAAAGGATGTAATGAAAATCCACTTATAAATGAATTACAGGTATTGGATTTATATGAAGAGGGGTTTAATCCAAGCCTTGAATTTAATGAGAAAAAAAGAAGACGTGATATGCATTGTGATCCGAACTTGGAAAAGTATCGAAAACAATTAATGTGGGCAGATAAGATTGTATTTGTCTATCCAATTTGGTGGGGGAGACCGCCAGCAATGTTGCTGGGATATATAGACCAAATGTTTGCTTCTAATTTCGCTTACAAGGATAAAGGGAAATACTTATCAGAGGGACTTTTGAAGGGAAAGTCAGTAGTGTGTATCTCTACTATGAAGGGGCCTGCGAGGTATCCGCTATTTCTATTGAATAATGCACATAAAGTATTGATGAAAAGAGCCGTATTTAATTTTGTGGGTATTAAAAAAGTGAAATTTTTTGAATTTGGTAATATGGAAAATCCAAAGGGACTACAAGCGAAAAAGTTAGATAAAATTTATAGTTATTTTAGAAAAGTAGAGAAGTGA
- a CDS encoding MarR family winged helix-turn-helix transcriptional regulator: MNKKELFLKFVSFTTSVHHVTHELTKNAKSDTITSVQYSILEYIFISQPVTPSQISDCQNMSMPNTSRELKKLFDKNLIEKSVDEEDRRKQYIHLSKDGEIMMNAAFTLIETNFLTRIQGASKEDLVAIEQALDTLQKKIFY, from the coding sequence GTGAATAAGAAAGAGCTTTTTCTTAAATTTGTATCATTTACAACTTCTGTGCATCATGTTACACATGAACTAACAAAAAACGCAAAATCAGATACAATCACGTCTGTTCAGTATAGTATCCTTGAATATATATTTATAAGTCAGCCCGTTACCCCTAGTCAAATTAGTGATTGTCAGAATATGTCTATGCCAAATACAAGTCGAGAGCTAAAAAAATTATTCGACAAAAATTTAATAGAAAAATCCGTTGATGAAGAAGATCGAAGAAAACAATACATTCATCTATCTAAGGATGGTGAAATAATGATGAACGCCGCCTTTACTTTAATAGAGACTAATTTTCTAACTCGAATACAAGGTGCTTCTAAAGAAGATTTAGTAGCCATTGAACAAGCACTAGATACTCTTCAGAAAAAAATTTTTTATTAA
- a CDS encoding GNAT family N-acetyltransferase, producing MSEITIQQYEVLYQEQVLDLILSIQQQEFGVAITKEDQPDLAKIEEVYQQGSGNFWVAVHEGKVVGTISLVNIRNDEVALKKMFVDSEFRGAPHRTGQHLLNTALEWAKQHGTATIFLGTTPQFKAAHRFYEKNGFEQIAENELPGAFPLVAVDKLFYRMQL from the coding sequence ATGAGCGAAATAACAATACAGCAATATGAGGTATTATATCAAGAACAAGTGTTGGATCTTATTTTATCGATTCAGCAGCAGGAGTTCGGTGTAGCAATTACAAAAGAGGATCAGCCGGATTTAGCAAAAATAGAAGAAGTGTATCAGCAAGGAAGCGGCAACTTTTGGGTCGCTGTACATGAGGGTAAAGTCGTTGGTACGATTAGCCTTGTAAATATTAGGAATGATGAAGTCGCACTAAAGAAAATGTTCGTTGACTCTGAATTTCGAGGAGCTCCGCATCGAACAGGCCAACATTTATTAAATACGGCGCTTGAGTGGGCAAAGCAACACGGGACGGCGACAATTTTTCTAGGTACGACGCCGCAGTTCAAAGCAGCTCACCGTTTTTATGAGAAAAATGGCTTTGAGCAAATCGCAGAAAATGAATTACCGGGAGCATTTCCTTTAGTGGCGGTGGATAAATTGTTTTACCGCATGCAATTATAG
- a CDS encoding YdcF family protein: MKKWSLYVVVGVVIGALGVYSWLGSEIQQGQKPVADGTNDYLIILGAKVKPGGVPSLSLKNRLDVAIDYLTDHPHVQVIVSGGQGMDEEQTEASLMYDYLVDRGIVAERILIEDRSTSTYENLAFSKVLLPDNVSAITIVSNNFHLHRASYLAHTLGLESDVVAAPTPKSVRLKSGIRERLALLKTYLLGS, from the coding sequence GTGAAAAAATGGAGCCTTTATGTAGTTGTCGGTGTTGTCATTGGTGCGCTCGGCGTGTATAGTTGGCTCGGTTCTGAAATTCAACAGGGGCAAAAACCCGTGGCGGACGGTACAAATGATTACCTGATCATTCTCGGCGCCAAGGTAAAGCCTGGTGGAGTTCCTTCCTTGTCACTGAAAAACCGCCTGGATGTGGCGATTGACTATTTAACTGACCATCCGCATGTTCAAGTCATTGTGTCTGGTGGGCAAGGTATGGATGAGGAGCAAACCGAAGCGTCACTTATGTATGATTATTTAGTGGACAGAGGCATTGTGGCTGAACGCATTTTAATCGAAGACCGCTCGACGTCCACGTATGAAAACTTAGCATTTTCAAAAGTGCTATTACCAGACAACGTTTCGGCGATTACAATTGTATCAAATAATTTTCACCTGCACCGTGCAAGTTATTTAGCACACACACTTGGTTTAGAATCGGATGTTGTTGCCGCGCCAACGCCGAAATCGGTACGTTTGAAATCAGGGATTCGTGAACGACTCGCCCTACTAAAAACTTATCTTCTAGGCTCATAA
- a CDS encoding LLM class flavin-dependent oxidoreductase produces the protein MKLSILDQVPVAKGVTSTEALHRSVKLAQLGDELGFERMWLAEHHNTTSLASSAPEVTAAYLAAKTERIRVGTGGIMMMHYSPFKIAEVFKTLAGLAPGRIDFGAGRAPGGDGAAMSALASGRRPEMTEQYDKLEIILRLMNEQPTGESVYDAVVASPAKVQLPEAWLLGSSGQSAVQAGRAGIGYSFAQFFNGQASRAIFDAYKTAFQPSYYMEKPQIIVTYAASIAETREEAEYLARPIEISRLNLMRGRIVQGISPKEAKDYPLTEMDKMIIENNRHLMLVGTAKDVAEQLYREQEQFGFDEAMLNCNQFALEDRLNCYKLIAKEML, from the coding sequence TTGAAATTAAGTATTTTAGATCAAGTACCTGTCGCAAAAGGTGTTACGTCCACTGAAGCCTTACATAGAAGCGTAAAACTTGCACAACTTGGAGACGAGCTCGGCTTTGAGCGCATGTGGCTTGCCGAGCATCACAACACAACGTCACTTGCAAGCTCGGCACCAGAAGTAACAGCTGCCTATTTAGCTGCAAAAACAGAACGCATTCGTGTAGGCACGGGTGGCATTATGATGATGCACTATTCCCCTTTTAAAATTGCCGAAGTGTTTAAAACACTTGCAGGACTCGCACCCGGGCGAATTGATTTTGGTGCGGGCCGTGCTCCTGGTGGGGACGGAGCTGCGATGAGCGCACTTGCTAGTGGTCGCCGTCCCGAAATGACAGAGCAATACGATAAACTAGAAATTATTTTGCGCCTCATGAACGAACAACCCACGGGCGAGTCGGTATATGATGCAGTCGTTGCGTCCCCTGCGAAAGTCCAGTTGCCTGAAGCATGGCTACTAGGCTCGAGTGGACAAAGCGCGGTTCAAGCAGGACGTGCGGGTATTGGCTATTCGTTTGCACAATTTTTCAACGGTCAAGCGTCTCGAGCAATTTTCGACGCGTATAAAACTGCCTTCCAGCCCTCATATTATATGGAAAAGCCGCAAATTATCGTCACTTATGCAGCGAGCATTGCGGAAACACGTGAGGAAGCAGAGTATTTAGCGCGCCCTATCGAAATTTCACGCCTGAACTTAATGCGAGGCCGTATTGTGCAGGGCATTTCCCCTAAAGAAGCGAAGGATTACCCGTTAACGGAAATGGATAAAATGATTATAGAAAATAACCGTCATCTCATGTTAGTTGGGACTGCTAAGGATGTCGCAGAACAGCTTTACCGCGAGCAGGAACAATTTGGCTTTGATGAAGCCATGCTTAATTGTAACCAGTTCGCACTGGAAGATCGATTGAACTGTTATAAACTGATTGCTAAAGAGATGCTTTAG
- a CDS encoding alpha/beta-type small acid-soluble spore protein, with translation MTSNNRSSNKLAVPGVQQAVDQMKYEIAQEFGVNLGPDSSARSNGSVGGEITKRLVQMAMQSKSNSGQ, from the coding sequence ATGACTTCAAATAACCGTAGTTCAAATAAGCTTGCAGTACCAGGTGTACAACAAGCAGTTGATCAAATGAAATATGAGATTGCACAAGAGTTTGGTGTAAATCTTGGTCCAGATTCATCTGCTCGCTCAAACGGATCAGTTGGGGGAGAGATTACTAAACGATTGGTTCAAATGGCGATGCAATCAAAAAGCAACTCCGGACAATAA
- a CDS encoding 2-isopropylmalate synthase, whose translation MSRKIWVFDTTLRDGEQVPGAKLNLYEKVEIAQQLKKLGVDIIEAGFPASSQGDFEAVKAVAEKVGNTGDIMITALARAVQSDIDSVYNAVKYAENPMIHMVLGTSDIHVEKKFSKSKDQILQIGVDAVKYAKSLLPQVQYSTEDASRSDFEYLWKTIEAVMRAGATMINVPDTVGYAEPEQWGEMIAKLNYRMKNLDDSVLLSVHCHNDLGMATANSLAAIKNGADKVECTINGIGERAGNAALEEVVMAMKTRGDIYDIYTGINTKEIMNTSRLVSSFMGLDVQVNKAITGDNAFAHSSGIHQDGLLKSRDAYEIVHPEDVGLDDMELVLTARSGRHAVKNALSKLGFKDFSEEEFEGIFEGFLKLADSKKEVYNHDLYVIVENYYEKTEKNNPNSQCYSDQFYEINDLQIVSNSSFPSASVKVSKGTEVFRTSAVGSGPIDALYSAIAEVTQIPVKLVEYNISSVSRGQEALGKVKIIVEHEGEKYIAKAADTDILKASAMAYINAINSIVVAKINPVVIGEKATV comes from the coding sequence ATGAGTAGAAAAATTTGGGTGTTTGATACAACGTTACGTGATGGCGAACAGGTGCCAGGAGCAAAATTAAATTTATACGAAAAAGTAGAGATCGCACAGCAACTCAAAAAGCTTGGCGTTGACATTATCGAAGCTGGTTTCCCTGCTTCCTCTCAAGGCGATTTTGAAGCCGTCAAAGCGGTCGCTGAAAAGGTAGGTAACACAGGTGATATTATGATTACAGCGTTAGCGCGTGCAGTGCAATCGGATATTGATTCTGTGTACAATGCAGTAAAATATGCAGAAAACCCAATGATCCATATGGTGCTTGGAACATCTGATATCCACGTAGAAAAAAAATTCAGTAAATCAAAAGACCAAATTTTACAAATCGGTGTAGATGCCGTGAAATATGCAAAATCCTTATTACCACAAGTACAATATTCAACAGAAGATGCATCTCGTTCTGATTTTGAATACCTTTGGAAAACAATCGAAGCAGTTATGAGAGCTGGCGCAACAATGATCAACGTACCAGATACAGTAGGTTACGCGGAGCCAGAGCAGTGGGGTGAAATGATCGCGAAACTGAACTACCGTATGAAAAACCTAGATGATTCTGTGCTACTATCGGTTCACTGCCATAATGACCTTGGTATGGCGACAGCAAACTCACTAGCAGCAATCAAAAACGGCGCAGATAAAGTAGAATGTACAATTAACGGAATCGGCGAGCGTGCGGGGAATGCGGCACTTGAAGAAGTGGTCATGGCCATGAAAACACGCGGTGATATTTATGACATCTATACAGGCATTAATACGAAGGAAATTATGAACACATCTCGCCTAGTATCAAGCTTCATGGGTCTAGACGTACAGGTAAATAAAGCAATCACAGGGGATAATGCCTTTGCACACTCATCAGGGATTCACCAAGATGGCCTGTTGAAATCTCGTGATGCATATGAAATTGTACATCCAGAAGATGTGGGTCTAGATGATATGGAACTAGTATTAACAGCACGCTCTGGTCGTCATGCGGTAAAAAATGCATTATCGAAACTTGGCTTTAAAGATTTTTCTGAAGAAGAATTTGAAGGCATTTTCGAAGGCTTCTTAAAATTAGCGGATTCGAAAAAAGAAGTGTATAATCACGATTTATACGTAATTGTAGAAAACTATTATGAAAAAACAGAAAAAAATAACCCCAATTCACAATGTTATTCTGACCAGTTTTATGAAATTAATGACCTGCAAATCGTGTCAAACTCTTCGTTCCCATCAGCAAGTGTGAAAGTAAGCAAAGGAACAGAAGTGTTTAGAACAAGTGCGGTTGGCTCAGGCCCAATTGATGCGTTGTATTCAGCTATTGCTGAAGTAACGCAAATTCCCGTGAAGCTTGTGGAATATAATATTAGCTCTGTTTCACGCGGCCAAGAAGCACTAGGTAAAGTAAAAATCATCGTTGAACATGAAGGCGAAAAGTATATCGCAAAAGCAGCGGATACGGATATTTTAAAAGCTTCTGCAATGGCATACATTAATGCGATTAATAGCATTGTCGTCGCGAAGATTAATCCAGTAGTTATTGGTGAAAAGGCAACAGTATAA
- the guaC gene encoding GMP reductase — protein sequence MDTVFDYEDIQLIPAKCIVKSRTECDTSVTLGGHTFKLPVVPANMQTIIDETIAEKLAANGYFYIMHRFNPKTRAEFIRTMQAKNLIASISVGVKDEEYEFIEELAKEGLVPEFITIDIAHGHSNQVIDMIQHIKKHVPMSFVIAGNVGTPEAVRELENAGADATKVGIGPGKVCITKIKTGFGTGGWQLAALRWCAKAASKPIIADGGIRTNGDIAKSVRFGASMVMIGSLFAGHEESPGQTIEVDGKLVKEYFGSASEFQKGEKKNVEGKKMFVEHKGALKDTLIEMEQDLQSAISYSGGKKLDAIRNVDYVVVKNSIFNGDRI from the coding sequence ATGGATACAGTATTTGATTATGAAGATATTCAGTTGATTCCCGCAAAATGCATCGTGAAGAGTCGCACAGAATGCGATACTTCGGTAACGCTAGGTGGGCACACATTTAAACTTCCGGTCGTACCGGCTAATATGCAAACAATTATTGATGAAACAATTGCTGAAAAACTAGCAGCAAATGGTTATTTCTATATTATGCACCGCTTCAATCCTAAAACGCGTGCCGAGTTTATTCGTACAATGCAAGCAAAAAATCTTATTGCGTCAATTAGTGTTGGCGTAAAAGATGAAGAATACGAATTTATCGAAGAGCTTGCAAAAGAAGGTCTTGTACCAGAATTCATTACAATCGATATCGCGCACGGTCATTCGAATCAAGTAATCGATATGATTCAGCATATTAAAAAGCATGTACCAATGAGCTTTGTAATCGCTGGTAATGTTGGTACACCTGAAGCAGTTCGTGAATTAGAAAACGCTGGCGCGGACGCAACTAAAGTCGGTATTGGGCCAGGTAAAGTTTGTATTACAAAAATTAAAACAGGCTTCGGTACAGGCGGCTGGCAGCTAGCGGCTCTTCGCTGGTGTGCAAAAGCTGCATCTAAACCGATTATTGCTGACGGTGGGATCCGTACAAACGGCGATATCGCAAAATCTGTTCGCTTTGGTGCGTCTATGGTTATGATTGGTTCACTATTTGCTGGTCACGAAGAATCACCAGGCCAAACAATCGAAGTAGACGGCAAATTAGTAAAAGAATACTTCGGTTCAGCATCTGAATTCCAAAAAGGCGAGAAGAAAAACGTCGAAGGTAAAAAAATGTTCGTTGAGCATAAAGGTGCCTTAAAAGATACATTAATCGAGATGGAGCAAGATTTACAATCAGCTATTTCGTATTCTGGCGGTAAAAAACTAGATGCGATTCGCAATGTAGATTATGTTGTAGTGAAAAACTCGATCTTTAACGGCGATCGTATTTAA
- the ccsB gene encoding c-type cytochrome biogenesis protein CcsB, translated as MNADQLLNLSSNVLFIAFILLLIAIFPFGLAVKSSRKLFERVGLALTYAAFLLQLTYFLVRWMAVGHAPVSNMYEFMTFFGIMLTGSTLILYHLYKQTIVALFSLPVSLIIIGYGGVFAKEVSPLVPSLQSNWLAIHVITVAFSSAILSVAFATGIIYLLRVLDVHKKTTSTRALELVLYGLVVTIGFIGAATIFSVTMDDRTLFFEGVQGQEKTIYSMFPLIVNDGALTAEGDAIGLVEIPNSIEARKLNTIVWAFIFGTALYALIRLITRKSLAILLKPLTNKVNPALMDEISYRAVVIGYPLFALGGLMFAMIWAQIAWGRYWGWDPKEVWALITFLFYAVVLHLRLSKGWEGERTAWMVIIGFGIIIFNQVFVNLVIAGLHSYA; from the coding sequence GTGAATGCAGATCAATTATTAAATTTAAGTAGTAACGTGCTATTTATCGCCTTTATTTTATTATTAATAGCGATTTTTCCGTTTGGACTAGCGGTGAAGTCTTCTCGTAAGCTTTTTGAACGGGTGGGACTGGCGCTTACTTACGCAGCATTTTTACTGCAGCTTACGTATTTTCTCGTTAGATGGATGGCGGTTGGACATGCTCCAGTCAGTAATATGTATGAATTTATGACGTTCTTTGGAATTATGCTCACTGGCAGTACGTTAATTTTGTATCATTTGTATAAGCAAACAATTGTGGCGTTGTTTTCGCTACCAGTGTCACTCATTATTATTGGCTATGGTGGCGTATTTGCAAAGGAAGTGTCGCCACTTGTTCCGTCTCTTCAGAGTAATTGGTTGGCCATCCATGTGATTACGGTTGCTTTTTCAAGTGCGATTTTGTCCGTCGCGTTTGCAACTGGAATTATCTATTTACTACGCGTTTTAGATGTACACAAAAAAACGACAAGCACACGGGCATTAGAGTTAGTGCTGTATGGACTAGTTGTGACAATTGGATTCATTGGCGCGGCTACAATTTTTAGCGTCACTATGGATGATCGAACGCTATTTTTTGAAGGGGTTCAAGGTCAGGAGAAAACGATTTATTCCATGTTTCCACTGATTGTAAACGACGGAGCGTTGACAGCGGAAGGCGATGCAATCGGACTTGTTGAAATACCAAATTCAATTGAGGCACGTAAACTCAATACTATTGTATGGGCATTTATTTTTGGAACAGCGTTGTATGCACTTATTCGACTAATCACCCGCAAAAGCTTGGCCATATTATTGAAGCCGCTCACGAATAAGGTCAATCCCGCATTAATGGACGAAATATCGTACCGCGCTGTAGTAATTGGTTATCCACTGTTTGCGCTTGGGGGACTAATGTTTGCAATGATTTGGGCACAAATTGCATGGGGCCGTTACTGGGGCTGGGATCCTAAAGAGGTGTGGGCGCTTATTACGTTTTTATTTTATGCAGTGGTTTTACATCTCCGTTTATCCAAGGGCTGGGAAGGGGAACGGACAGCTTGGATGGTGATCATCGGGTTTGGCATCATTATTTTCAATCAAGTATTCGTAAACCTTGTTATTGCTGGTTTACATTCGTATGCTTAA
- a CDS encoding biotin transporter BioY has protein sequence METVSKANSTWRTIDLAHCGLFATLMMIGANITSFAPFLVVGGVPITLQTFFAVLAGLVLGSRKGAIACTVYMLIGIAGAPVFAKFSGGFSSVLLPTFGFIVSFIFSAFVAGWIVERYKTLPSYIIAALVGTAINYVFGTNWMYFAYTLWAGAPEGFTYKMVWLWMVAPIPKDIILAIFAGFFAYRLQKVLKIIPIK, from the coding sequence GTGGAAACAGTATCAAAAGCTAATTCAACATGGCGAACAATCGACTTAGCACATTGCGGACTATTTGCAACGCTAATGATGATTGGTGCCAATATTACTTCGTTTGCACCATTCCTTGTTGTAGGTGGCGTACCGATTACCTTACAAACATTTTTTGCAGTTCTTGCAGGGTTGGTACTTGGCAGTAGAAAAGGTGCCATCGCATGTACGGTTTATATGCTAATTGGTATAGCTGGAGCCCCTGTATTTGCAAAATTTAGCGGCGGCTTTTCTTCAGTCCTATTGCCGACTTTCGGATTTATTGTTTCATTTATTTTTAGTGCATTTGTAGCAGGTTGGATCGTTGAGCGTTATAAAACTCTCCCTTCTTACATAATTGCAGCGCTTGTCGGAACGGCTATTAACTATGTTTTCGGTACTAACTGGATGTATTTTGCGTATACATTATGGGCGGGTGCCCCAGAAGGCTTCACTTACAAAATGGTTTGGCTTTGGATGGTTGCACCAATTCCAAAAGATATCATCTTAGCAATTTTTGCGGGCTTCTTTGCTTATCGTTTACAAAAAGTGTTAAAAATAATCCCTATAAAATAA